GTTATCCATCACGCGCGTAAAGAGACAACCAGCCGATTTCTCGAGCTCCTCTatttttcagtttgtttttaaacCGACCTGTCACGTATAGGAGAAAacaagtaaatgaaaaatagcaTCGATATctatatccttttttttttatattttgcgTCTAGATTTATTGATTGATTGGCAAAGGCTTTACGTTTGAACATcttccaaagaaaaacaacccGTGCCTCCGCAGTGTTATGTGGCAATAGCGGATCGATAACAAAAAACCTTTCCATTAGCTTTGCAAAATTCAGGAACATCTTTCAAACAGAAACTCAACTGTCTTCACGACCTTTTGTTGCGACTAACGAGAACGCGCATAAATGATCCGCAAACCTCCCCCTTGGCTCCCTAGTTGACATTTCGCCATCCAACTTGTCAGATTCACTCGACAAATCACCGGTGTTGGTTTTTTGCTGCGTATTGTTTACTATTTATCAATGTCAACGGTTGTTGCCTGCGCCTATACCTTTCGTGATTGGAACAACATTTTAAAACAGTCGGAAATCGAATTGATCGGAAAAAGCAGTGCCAACTAATTTGATCACGTCGTAAAGCCTGTTTCGCACGTGAAATCAGCTTCGCATGCAAAACGAGAAGACCTTGCATCGGTTTTGGACATCTATTTGAAAACGGGCGACACCTCAGTTGTTTAGATGGATTCCCTGTCAGCGTATCCAgcggagaagaaaaaaatcgaatgCAACACGGCGTTGGTCTTGTATAGATTTTTCGGGCCCTGTTGGGGCTTCGCTTTTATTTCGGTTCCATCACTGTCTGTACGTATAATTCCGGCTCGCACGGATAGATAGACCAGTGTTGAATCTCTCGATGTGCGTAACGCGTGTTTATATAAAAACCAGTGGCTGACGGCTGAACCGTCACCGCCCAATGGGCTTTATTCCTTTCGTGATGAAATTACAACGACAACCCCCGCCATAAATGTTTATCGCGCGATCTAGTATGTCGCCTTTTTACTGATAAATACGTTACGTATGGTATTACGTAACAATAAGCTTCAAGAGCTGGAGAACTACTTGCTTCAAAGAGTATATACCGTCCTATAAAATGTCGGTATAATGCTAGACGATTCTGAGAATTTCCGCAATAGAGagaagtacaaaaaaaaaaagagaaatataaATTATACGATTGTTTAGGTCCCGCGTTGGTTCTTCCACGCGTGGGAAATAAAAAACGGGGGGAGGGGGTAAGCAGGAAGAGAGAGGCAATTAATAGTGGAATCGATAGCGATATATCGAAGAGTGGATGAAAGTGGCCCTATATATACTGTAGATATATAGGGCACAGAAGCTGAGAGCCACTGGCGGTTTCCGTGTGATGGATACgttccattttgaaaaaaaaaaaaaaaaaaagggggaaaggaAATCCGGAGTGACATTAAGTACTTGTAAGACGCGATCCGTGATTTCGATTGTCGGCAAGAGATTTCCGCTGCGTGATCCGCGTAAGGCGCTGCCGATTCTCGCAACAACACGCGCCGGACAAAAACATCCAATCGCATCTCACCGTGAAATCATTTGCACCGAAGACACGAGTGGTGATTgagtttctctttctttttttttaacgtattTCCCGTGAGTGTCAAAATGGCTAAATATTTACGCATGGGCTTATAAGACCCCATGATAAAATATTTGGTTTGgaatttaaagaaataaaaattctttaaaaaagaaaaagaaaaagagttcGATTTTATTGATTACAAAAGTAGGTAGGAGCTCGTAGGAGATACTCGAGTGCAAAACGTGAACGTGATTATCGATCGGCTCCCGCTCATCCACTTTCTTCGCGATGCGCAGGTCTTGTCCCGACTTTTTCTTTGGCTATCCGTTACGAATTCCCATATTCATTGGTCTGCTTTGTACGTTATATCAACCATCTCTTCATTGAAATACATGAAAGCCCAGGAAAAACGGAGAGTATTAGAAGTTTGAAAACAGTTCAATCATTCGTGAACGTGTCATcgctgtttttctttgtgcaGATGCCCACTTTAGTTACGCCGCGAAGTGTGTGCGCACAGAAACGTAAATCCCTGCTGCCCCATTTCAAAGAATGAACGCAGTCGATTTGTTTAGCTCCGTGTATGTTTAAGTCTACTCTCCCTGCATTCAATCATTCTATTTTTGTATACTGTGCATATAGTTATACGAACAATTGTTAAACAAATAGAATGTATAATGGATTTTCGAagcctttttgttttcgagCCAAAGTTTCATAACCCATTCGTTTAATGTTGACAATATCGGGAATGGCCACCGTcagcttgaaaaaaaaaataaaaacatttaaatgtTGGATTCTGTTTGACATAAAAGAACAAGATAAATAAACAAGGGAATAAAATATCAGATAGAAGAAACTGTCATAATTTATGCTGTTACTCTTTTATAGCTAAACAGCATTTCTGCCAAGACTTTCATGTTGCGCACGTAGCGCTTTCCACCCACCCCTCCCCCAAAAATAGTCTATACGTTCGTGCAAAAGTAATCAATTCGCGACGATCGATTACCTTTTACAGTTTTGGTCGATCCATTTCTATTTCGCATTTATAACCTTTCGCTTTGCCATGATTAAAGTCACATCCGGAAATAATCGAATCCAAACTCTGCCAACAGATGGAGTGTAAGAAGAAAATTCATTACATAGTAATTAACTATAggcaaatcaaaaaaaaaaagaatcggtAACAAACTCTAGGAGTGAAGGGGACAGTAAAACGTGCACGacataattaaaaaaaataataataaacgcCAGCGGGAATAGAAAATGAGGTGATGAAATTCGATGCGGCCCTACTATACGAGATAAGGTCACATTCATCTACGTCGATACCAACACGCAAGTAAAACATCGTCTGTAACGTTGTGAGGTTGCACAGGCCTTATTCGCCGAATGTTGTATGCAAATTCATCGCAGAAGCATCAATCTTAACATTTTGCTATCGAACGCATCGATTCATCTGATTTACCGAGCACGAAACACGAAGGGCAGCACTGAAAAAAGGCAATCAAGTTTATCTGCTGTGCATGTTTCACTCGAAACGCAATGGAAAATAAACCGTGCCAAACTATATTGCTATCTTTTATGGATGTTGTCTGCCTTTAATGGAGGCAAATGCATAGAACACAGAAGCCTTAGTTTCATTTTCTAGCGACCCTCTTTTAACGGCCACTAAAAATATAAGAGACAGCAAAACAGAGCAGGAGTAATGAAACGTCATGCGCAACGTACGTTCATTTCTAGATCACAGAGTCAATAACAAGAGCTCTTTTAAAGAACATCCAGCTGAAAGCTTTCCGACATCATCAACTGTAATCTTTTTGCAAAACGCAGATGTCAAGTCTACATCGctctattgtttttttttccaaatcattttaCGATGATTTGATTCGAATCTTAACATCGTTACctgttttttcccccccttacATTGCCCTCCCGCCACACACAGGAGCTTTTTTGATCCCGTTCTTCGTCATGCTCCTACTGGAAGGTATTCCGCTCTTCCTGGTCGAATTGGCGCTCGGACAGAAATTGCGTCAAGGTTCGCTCGGCGTTTGGAATATCATCCATCCGTGGCTGGGCGGTTTAGGTATCGCTTCCACCTTGGTGGCCTTTCTCGTTGGCCTCTACTACAACGTCATCATCACCTGGTGTTTTTACTACCTGTTCAACTCCTTCCAGGTAATGAAACATTGATTCAAAATAtatttgaaataaataaataatccGTGTCATTTTCTACGTAAGTCTCCGCTACCTTGGTCAACGTGTCCACTTGATTCGAATGGAACGGCTGTTAAAGAATGCACGGCGGCCACTGAGACGGCCTATTTCTGGTACCGGACTGCGCTGGACATTTCACCGAGTGTCGATCAACCAGAAGGCATCAAATGGTGGATGGCTCTGTGTCTCTTGTTGTCTTGGATCATCGTCTATTTCATCACGATGCGAGGCATCCAATCTTCCGGAAAAGTATACAGTATAACCTTATACAGCTTCTTATGCTATCGTGTGTTAGTAACAAGAAACGCAAACTAAAGTCGGTTAGTTTAAAGGCTTTAGTGAACTCGTGAAAAACAAAGTCTTGATCGAAGTTTAACGAATACTTAAGTATATATAGCTGATGCAATTAATAAACATTGCCATTTTTTATACGTAATACCGTGGCTTATTGTTGTACGGACCGCGGGATTTTCATCGTGTGTTTGTAAACAGGTCGTCTACTTTACAGCCCTCTTCCCCTACGCTGTTCTCACGATTTTCTTCATTCGGGGCATCACACTCAAGGGAGCCGGAGCCGGATTAGCCCACATGCTACAGCCTCAAGTAGGTTATCAACATCTTCTCCCTTTCCGCTTGCAAGTCGATGtacatttgatttttgtttcgaAAACCCATCAACATATTAATCAAGAGAAGTAAAGGTGTTCCAGGCAAATTGATATTTGACGATTAGTTACAGATTTCTTGTATTTGGACGAGAGTTTGAATCACCCAAGCACGTGTCGAAATGGAAAATGTGCTACATTCTTCTGCTAATTTGCATATATAGATGCATAAATTACTGGACCCGACCGTTTGGCTGGACGCGGCAACCCAGGTCTTCTATTCGTTCAACATTGGATTTGGTTCGCTGATCGCGTTCGGCAGTTACAATCCGCCGAGAAACAATTGCGTCAAAGATACTCTCATCCTGTCTGTTTGCAACGCAGCCACAGCCATTTACGCCAGTATCGTCATCTTCGCCATTCTTGGATTCAAAGCTGTTCGCTCGTACGACCTGTGCGTTCAACAGTGAGTACACATTTCATTTCCGCCTTTATTCAACCGGATACGGAATAATTATTTCCggttggttgttgttgttaattGCTTACATTTAAACAGCGACAAAGGATTGATTGGCGAAAGATTCCCCGGTCTCGTAGTCAATGGCAGCCTCTCAGATGAAGCATATGCAAATTTCCTGGAATTCCGCGAAGAATCGAAAGATTTGGGATTGCGAGGCTGTAATTTGGAAGCCATCATGAACGAGGTATACACAATCTTTCCTGTTAGTGAAATTACGATGTAGAGATAAAAATaaggaaactaaaaaaaaacaagttaaaCAAGTCAAACAACAGCAAATCAAAGCTTAAAAATGGGAaagcaaataaagaaaacggAAAGAAATGATTTATTCGTTGAAAATTAGGACCCTTTGTCGATTTTGTTTCATCCAATGTGCATACTATACTCCAAACACCACCTACGCACGTACACACACTCACACGGATGATTGAATTAACCTTTTCATTGCAATTTTGCTTGTTATTCAACAGTCGGTAGAGGGAACGGGCCTGGTTTTCATCGTCTTCACGCAAGCCATCGTCGAATTACCGGCGGCTCCCTTTTGGGCCATCCTCTTCTTTCTGATGCTATTGGCTCTTGGTGTTGGTTCGCAGATCGGCACTCTCGAAGGTGTCATCAGCACCGTCTTCGACATTCAAATAGTCCGAGGGGCCCGCAAAGAAGCCGTTTCCGGTACGAACTAGAACTCTCTGATTACGCGTAAAGCCGTTGCTTTTGTATCAAGTTATAACTACTTAACGTTCATCACTTCTTTTAGCCGCTGTGTGCATCATTAGTTACCTGATCGGCCTACTGTTCGTGACGGGATCGGGAGAATATTGGGTCAAGATCTTTGACTCGTTTGCTGGAACGACTGGCTTGATTTTTATCGCGCTGCTCGAATCGATTGCCGTCATGTACATCTACGGTCATCGAAAGTGAGCTGAATTTTATGTTTGGAAAGCGAAACAGCAATTCTTTTTATATAGTCAGGGCGTGGTACCTGCGGGCTCATATCGGCCTCGATTCCAATTGAAAGTTATAGTCAGACGTCAGTAGAAAATGTCCATCTAATTTGAACAGATTCTCGCAAGATATCCTGCAGATGACGGGCCACATGCCTGGACCTTATTGGCAAATTACTTGGCGTTTTGTTGGTCCCGTATTGATCAGCGTCTTGCTGGTGGCATCCATCATTTATCGTTCGTTCGACAAACCGGCCTACTATGCCTGGAATGCCGATGAGGTAAGAGAAAACGTGATAGgaatttgttttctaaattCTACAACTATACACCGCGTTATTTGTTTATAAAAGGGTAAGAGCTTGTTGACGCCCTATCCACAATGGGTGTTGATCGTTGGCGGTTTGCTGGCCACCCTGTCGGTCTTGCCCATTCCCGTTGTTTTCCTGCTGCGGCGCTTCCAATTCCATCGGCTCGATACGGATATTAACAAGGGCGTCATACGGCGAAACGAGACCACCATTTCTACCAAACAAATGATGACTGATGTCGACGTGAGCATTTATTCCTCTAGaatttctctatttctttGAGCAACGAGTGAGAGCCAACGTCATTCATATTCATAGGAGTACGGAGACAACGCCATTGaagaggaagacgaagaagaggCTTTGGGTCGCTTGGAAATGACGACGTCCAATCGGACATTTACCATTGGCCATCGAGATGAACACTGAAATGATTGGTGATGAATCACGAAATTCGCTTGTCGATATATTCTTTTAACTAAGGCGGTCTTGGGTTATATATTGAAATTTCAGTTGGGTGATTGATCTTCTTTCGTTTGTGACGAGACAATGAAGACAAATAGTTTTTTACGAGTAAGAGGGGTTGGGGGGGAAGGGTTGATAAAAATGAGTGTAGATTGTTTGTAAGATCCAATTGGTTAATAACGTCCATGCCTagatttcaaatgaaaacagaGATGTGAGTAATAGTTGATGATCTCATAACTTGATAAGCTTTCAAGAATGTCGCAAACTGCTGAGCAGCTAAGGAAGAAAACTTTTGGAAGAGAAGCGGCGCCGTGCGCCGAGCGTGAAAACTTATGAGTTTCCATTAAATTAATGGAGAaaggaaaagacaaaaaaatataacgaattaaaaaaaaaaaaaaaaatctttttaaaaaatccaagACCATTTCATTTTCTGCAAAGCCAGACGCAAACACTTATCGCTAAGGACAAATGAATTATCTATCAgatattttataaatttttttttttggttcgtcTCAACTTTCGAATATTTAAGAATAAGATGCAATAGTTTTATATGTTAATAGTTTCTTTGTCTTCAAAATGTATGGACACATATACACACAAGAGACAGCATATAAAGAGCACATTCCTTTACATATTTACATCCATCTTCTAAGTGCTGGCTCTGGGAAGTTTAcgtgtactttttttttttttggcaagtttaggcaacaaaaaaaaatgaccaAAGGAAATGGGAAACTATAACAGTTACTCATCGCAAATAGAATTAAGTAGTCCAACTTAatcgaaatgaaaaatataaaaccGGCCAAAAACAAAGCTAGATTTCATTCAATATTATCAAGACAGAAACTCATTTTTAATGGTCCCTATtggcagaagaaaaaatcacTCTTCACTTACGTTTTGCTTTGtttataaattgattgaaagaaacaaaaaaaaaattatctttgACTCTGTATATGTATGTCATCAATGTTGTTtcatgttttgaaaaaaaaaaaaaatgaagaaataaacaaagaatGAGCGGGAGAAAcattaaaacaaactgaaacaaaagaaaaaaacaaaatgtgaatatatatatatatactctTCTGAAAGCAACGTAATTTAGACAGGatgaaaaaattcgaaaagcAGAAATTCCAATAGGCAATCATTGTTTCGGAATCGTACCGATGAGTGAGTTTGGGTGTGTTTGTTTCAGTCATATAAAGGATAAtatgaagaaggaaaaaaaaataataataaagagtTAATAAAGAAATGCACTACACAATTAGCAAGGTCGATCATCGCCATCCACACAATCAACAATCAAGAGGAAACGTCAGTTGGCAGGTTACGAGACACGCTCACACAACCACCAGCGCATTCACATAACACACATAAAAAGTAAACAAGCGATTTTCACTAACTATAGTAGCTAACACCTTTgaactgtttcttttttttctgttttcttttctttcaatgaCGTAGCGAGAGGGGCagtatttcaaattttgacatCTTCAGGGGCATCTAAATTGGCCAGCGTCTTTTTAATACGAAGCGCTGTGAGACGTGCAGCTGCGTTGGCATACCAACATTCCTTCATCAACTGCGACATGGCCCGCAGTGTTTCGTAAGATTGCCAGCGATTGGGAATCGATGGCCGTTGTCGGTCAACGCAAACGACTTTGCGCATCTCTTCGATGGACGGGTCGGACGGGACGACATCGTAGAATGGCAGTTGATATTCGTCGATGATGCCTCCCATGTTGCAGCGCCGGGCAATCTCCCAATAAACGAGACCCAGCGCGTAAACATCTGCACGTTTAAATGAATCAAAATGGCTTGTGTTGATGGTTTCGTCGAGCACCTAGTCAATCGCAAAATAATGAAtttcagcattttttttaaatttcctttttccttttctcaaTCAAACGAACCTCAGGGGCCATGTATCGTTTGGTGCCCACTCTATGATTGAGCGCAATGTCAACTGTGTCGACGGTAGCATCGTAACGAACGGCAAGGCCCAGGTCACCAATGGCGCAGGTGCGATTGGCTTTAACCAAAACATTTTTGGATTTGAGATCTCGATGCGCGATAGCCGGTTTACCTATTACACCAACAAAATCAGATCCATTTCATTTCAAACGCACATTTGAGGAATCACACGACCGCGCGCCGCTGTTGACATGAAAAACGAAGACAAACCTTGCGTTCCGAGAATTTCCATGTGAAGGTGTGAGAGCCCAGTGGCGATGGAGAGAGCCATCCTCACCATGGTCGTGCTATCCACCGTTGTCCGGTTGAGGAAATCGAAGAGAGATCCATTTTCGTGATAGTCGGTGACCAACCATAACTGCGTCCAAGTTCCGTTATCTGCATATTTCACCGTATGGGCCAGTCATTAAAATTTCCATTCAATACATTGGGCGTCAAGTTATTTTTTAGAAATATCTatatacctttattatcgGCGGCGATAAAACCCAGGATGTTATCGTGTCGGAGCATAACCGTTTGGTAAATTTCAGCTTCGCGGAACCACGAGCGCTCCTCGCGCGAGGAGAAGATTTTGACGGCCACATTCTCACCGCGCCACCGTCCACGCCACACCTGTTCGATTCAATGTTCAATATTTAGCATGTTATTATTCTTGATCTCCTCATTTTATCTTTGCTAATATAAGCATACCTCTCCGAATCTGCCTTTGCCGATAATGTCCATCAATTGAATTTGGCGCGCTATACTACGCTGGACTAGTAGAGGCAAACCCGAACCGGAGCCACTAGTGGTCATTTCAATAATGTCTCTAAGACACGCGGCTCCCACTCCATTGTGGCCTGTaaaaatgcaaacaaaaaatgtaaaaaataatgCCAGTCTGGTTGGAAATGTCATTGAAACTTACCGAGAATGGGCATATCGGCAGAATCCATATTGTGCTCCATGTCGACTACACGTCGGTTGATCATTCGTCTTCGCTTCTGATGCCTCACGCTAAGCAAGATCATGACGAGTACTATGCCTACGGCTAACGGAATTCCGATAATGAGGGCAGTCTCCCACGTTCCAGACACGAACCAGATCGAATCGCCGCTCTCCGGATCTGCTGACCGAACAACGGAAATGAACACAATTCAATATCACTCACATCCCAACTCGACCGCAGTAAAGATCGAAAtttgagaaaataaaagagatcaatttaaaaaaaaaaacgggttttTATCGAAGAGGAACGGGGTGTGGGGTAAGAGTGGAGGAAAAGACCTTCTACGGAGATCAAGGTGTGACTGGTTATGTGTTGGACATTCCGGCAGAAATCTTGGCGGCAGCATGCCACAATGAATGGATTGCCTTCTTCGTCAAAGTATTTGGTCATGGCGTCATCGTCGTCACTGCCGACGCCGCACCAGATGTTGGCGTCGACCGATTCCAGGCAGCTGCAACGCATTTCGTGGCCGTGATTGGCGACAAGGTGGGGAAACAGGTAGGCAAACAGGAAAGCGGATACAAATGGAATGATGTTTGGGTTCAGACAGAACACAGAAGGCAGATATGAAAAAATTAGGaaacaagcaaacaaacaTAATACGTGCTGttagttttgtgtgtgtgtgttttaattatattattataGAAATCATAGTAAAACGAGCAGTGTTAATAATGTTAAAtgatcttttaaaaaataaaaaggttgagaacaaaattagTAGGCGTGGTTAGAACAAACTTATTGTAATGATCAATCATACTCACCTGTTTCGTACAACATAACCAAATGAAAGCAAATGGTGTAGGCGAGAACTACTAAACTAAACTTCACAATGTTTTCaataaccaaaataaaaagccaTGAAACCCAATAGAGAAAAGCACACAAAACATGAAACccccaaagaaaaaccaaacccAGGTAAAAATGAAGCACTTTTTGTTTCgaataaagaagaagataatATCCCATTAGAAGAGCAGGGACGAAGAGGTATCAAGAGACAACTGCGTCCTGCTGCTAGGCAAAGTTTACCTGTGTTGTTGTGGACGTGCAGTATGGGCTTCAGATCACGGTTGCACAAGTCGTAGTCCTTGCAGCATCCCACGATAAATGTATCGTTCAGAGGACGGGAGTAGTGACACATGATTGGATTCTCGGGTGGATACAGCATCGCTCGGTCCAAGCATCTATTTTATCAATTGCGAATGCGCACGAACGGCCCCcaataaaaacacaacaaatcACAAAATGTGGTGGAGgaaggtaaacaaaaaaaaaatgttagaaaaagaaataaacatcAGCGGATTCCCGGGGAAATTAAGACATACACATTGATGCGTGATACATAAACACTTGGCGAAGGGTAACAGTCAGTTGACTTAACTAATCGGGCGGCCATTTCTATAAATAGGTTGACAATCGCAATCAACACTAGTGCCCACCATTGAACCAATAGGTAGTTTGACTTGTCGGGTCCAAATgttccaaataaaaaagaaagaaaaaaaccaacacaCTGAATAGATGTTCGGTGTGTGGAAAGCAGCACAGCACACACATGCTCACACTATATTACCTGTTTTCCGTATCCTATTATGCAGAATATCTCATTAAATGTGCGTCAAGCAAAAAGTTTGGTTTGAAACCTGTGATCCTTTAgaagtttatttttatgtcTTATGGGGGATTTTTCTTCCTGAAATCTCGTGCAATTTTGTTGCAAGCACAAGCCAGGtggacagagagagagaaaaggttGGATATAGGAAGTGAGTTAGCAAAAAATATCGGGACAGTTTtgttcctttctttctttttctggagGTGGAATACACTCACCCGAACGGGAAGCGAGAGTGGGCACGTATTCTACGTTGCATAAATCACGGTGTCGGCAGCATTGGACGACCATTTGAAAGCGGTCAGAAGGGCCCGAGCCGGATGGCTGGCATAAAATTGGATTCTCCGGGGGAAACGATTGCCATTGAGGAAGGCATCTTCTCGAAAGAGACGTTTTTAAACACAAAGAAGTGGATAAAAACCAAAGACAATGAAAGACTAGAAATTGAGAGGGAAGGAAACAGCAGCTGTCGCAGATGGAAGTGAGCGACTGACAGTAAACAAAAGCAGCTGGTATGAtggtcttttcttttcctctaaCAACTTTAAGCCCACTATCTTCATTTGGTGCTGTGCTGATATCTTCTAAGGACAACATGGAGGATCCCAACAAGTCAAACAAGCAGATAACTTACCATCGTATTGAATTGAATTAACTGTTTAACGCTACAATTCTACTTTAGAGCCACAGACTTTAGGATGCAAAATTGCATACCTGTAGGCATGAATCAAGGCTCCAGTTTTCCGGTTTAATGAAGTTGAGGTGAAGCAAAAACCATCGGTTTCACACGTGTAGTTGGTCTCCACAGTGCATATATCACAATGGCATTTGAGGGCTGGATTAAAGGTGTAAAGAAAATTGGTTAGACAATCAATTAACAGGTCCGAAATAAATCAAATACCTAACGCCATTTCCCAGCAGCTCAGAGCAACAACCAATGCAAAATATATTCTGCCACCAACCATTTTGATTTGGATAAATGTTGAACGCGGATATACAGGAACTCAAGGAACGAAGatgaaataattttaaattcgGACTGCGTAGAGACAGAAAACGATTACGCTCCGCCCAGTCTAGCCATTCCAGACATGGCTGTCTGGAATGAAACCATCGAACATATACGAcactaaaaggaaaaatgaagaaattttCACACAGGTAACTGGGAAATAACAAACGGTAATTCTATCGTTTGTTGTAATTGACGGTAGCAACAATGTCCGCTGGTAACAGTATTGATCAGTGAAGGTTAAAGCAGTCGATAACAATACAGCAACGCACACAGGAATAGGAT
This genomic interval from Daphnia magna isolate NIES linkage group LG8, ASM2063170v1.1, whole genome shotgun sequence contains the following:
- the LOC116929441 gene encoding TGF-beta receptor type-1 isoform X2; its protein translation is MVGGRIYFALVVALSCWEMALALKCHCDICTVETNYTCETDGFCFTSTSLNRKTGALIHAYSCLESVDANIWCGVGSDDDDAMTKYFDEEGNPFIVACCRQDFCRNVQHITSHTLISVEDPESGDSIWFVSGTWETALIIGIPLAVGIVLVMILLSVRHQKRRRMINRRVVDMEHNMDSADMPILGHNGVGAACLRDIIEMTTSGSGSGLPLLVQRSIARQIQLMDIIGKGRFGEVWRGRWRGENVAVKIFSSREERSWFREAEIYQTVMLRHDNILGFIAADNKDNGTWTQLWLVTDYHENGSLFDFLNRTTVDSTTMVRMALSIATGLSHLHMEILGTQGKPAIAHRDLKSKNVLVKANRTCAIGDLGLAVRYDATVDTVDIALNHRVGTKRYMAPEVLDETINTSHFDSFKRADVYALGLVYWEIARRCNMGGIIDEYQLPFYDVVPSDPSIEEMRKVVCVDRQRPSIPNRWQSYETLRAMSQLMKECWYANAAARLTALRIKKTLANLDAPEDVKI
- the LOC116929441 gene encoding TGF-beta receptor type-1 isoform X5 — translated: MVGGRIYFALVVALSCWEMALALKCHCDICTVETNYTCETDGFCFTSTSLNRKTGALIHAYRCLPQWQSFPPENPILCQPSGSGPSDRFQMVVQCCRHRDLCNVEYVPTLASRSDPESGDSIWFVSGTWETALIIGIPLAVGIVLVMILLSVRHQKRRRMINRRVVDMEHNMDSADMPILGHNGVGAACLRDIIEMTTSGSGSGLPLLVQRSIARQIQLMDIIGKGRFGEVWRGRWRGENVAVKIFSSREERSWFREAEIYQTVMLRHDNILGFIAADNKDNGTWTQLWLVTDYHENGSLFDFLNRTTVDSTTMVRMALSIATGLSHLHMEILGTQGKPAIAHRDLKSKNVLVKANRTCAIGDLGLAVRYDATVDTVDIALNHRVGTKRYMAPEVLDETINTSHFDSFKRADVYALGLVYWEIARRCNMGGIIDEYQLPFYDVVPSDPSIEEMRKVVCVDRQRPSIPNRWQSYETLRAMSQLMKECWYANAAARLTALRIKKTLANLDAPEDVKI
- the LOC116929441 gene encoding TGF-beta receptor type-1 isoform X6, whose protein sequence is MVGGRIYFALVVALSCWEMALALKCHCDICTVETNYTCETDGFCFTSTSLNRKTGALIHAYRCLDRAMLYPPENPIMCHYSRPLNDTFIVGCCKDYDLCNRDLKPILHVHNNTDPESGDSIWFVSGTWETALIIGIPLAVGIVLVMILLSVRHQKRRRMINRRVVDMEHNMDSADMPILGHNGVGAACLRDIIEMTTSGSGSGLPLLVQRSIARQIQLMDIIGKGRFGEVWRGRWRGENVAVKIFSSREERSWFREAEIYQTVMLRHDNILGFIAADNKDNGTWTQLWLVTDYHENGSLFDFLNRTTVDSTTMVRMALSIATGLSHLHMEILGTQGKPAIAHRDLKSKNVLVKANRTCAIGDLGLAVRYDATVDTVDIALNHRVGTKRYMAPEVLDETINTSHFDSFKRADVYALGLVYWEIARRCNMGGIIDEYQLPFYDVVPSDPSIEEMRKVVCVDRQRPSIPNRWQSYETLRAMSQLMKECWYANAAARLTALRIKKTLANLDAPEDVKI
- the LOC116929441 gene encoding TGF-beta receptor type-1 isoform X7, with amino-acid sequence MTKYFDEEGNPFIVACCRQDFCRNVQHITSHTLISVEADPESGDSIWFVSGTWETALIIGIPLAVGIVLVMILLSVRHQKRRRMINRRVVDMEHNMDSADMPILGHNGVGAACLRDIIEMTTSGSGSGLPLLVQRSIARQIQLMDIIGKGRFGEVWRGRWRGENVAVKIFSSREERSWFREAEIYQTVMLRHDNILGFIAADNKDNGTWTQLWLVTDYHENGSLFDFLNRTTVDSTTMVRMALSIATGLSHLHMEILGTQGKPAIAHRDLKSKNVLVKANRTCAIGDLGLAVRYDATVDTVDIALNHRVGTKRYMAPEVLDETINTSHFDSFKRADVYALGLVYWEIARRCNMGGIIDEYQLPFYDVVPSDPSIEEMRKVVCVDRQRPSIPNRWQSYETLRAMSQLMKECWYANAAARLTALRIKKTLANLDAPEDVKI
- the LOC116929441 gene encoding TGF-beta receptor type-1 isoform X1 gives rise to the protein MVGGRIYFALVVALSCWEMALALKCHCDICTVETNYTCETDGFCFTSTSLNRKTGALIHAYSCLESVDANIWCGVGSDDDDAMTKYFDEEGNPFIVACCRQDFCRNVQHITSHTLISVEADPESGDSIWFVSGTWETALIIGIPLAVGIVLVMILLSVRHQKRRRMINRRVVDMEHNMDSADMPILGHNGVGAACLRDIIEMTTSGSGSGLPLLVQRSIARQIQLMDIIGKGRFGEVWRGRWRGENVAVKIFSSREERSWFREAEIYQTVMLRHDNILGFIAADNKDNGTWTQLWLVTDYHENGSLFDFLNRTTVDSTTMVRMALSIATGLSHLHMEILGTQGKPAIAHRDLKSKNVLVKANRTCAIGDLGLAVRYDATVDTVDIALNHRVGTKRYMAPEVLDETINTSHFDSFKRADVYALGLVYWEIARRCNMGGIIDEYQLPFYDVVPSDPSIEEMRKVVCVDRQRPSIPNRWQSYETLRAMSQLMKECWYANAAARLTALRIKKTLANLDAPEDVKI